One genomic window of Gymnogyps californianus isolate 813 unplaced genomic scaffold, ASM1813914v2 HiC_scaffold_81, whole genome shotgun sequence includes the following:
- the LOC127029128 gene encoding translation initiation factor IF-2-like: MGGRSRQLGPWGRGSPAAPDFHHGISPGSNPEPATGRGGSARPVSQPGPGADGDPAGLGVSRGGRDPSCRRAPSSRHRRRLVFSPQLLPGAAAGRTDPSGLALALPEPGRARTAQSVLWREQRPLQGPTPAPAAPWARRRSRPGRARAATAIPVPGGCADAWGRLIPVPGRGAQPRGGERRGTPAARTCPVRDGRTDGRRTPATPGAAEPPGRSRAACAQADAAACPAPGWGQPCLARPVTPRLQLSCLGPRLFWVPFQLPVPSVWSCGLLSVAAPARGRLQFRLQAQLSFGSCSSSWTAPAHFHARLRMVPARVWLQLPLLATSSWSAAPARAC; this comes from the exons ATGGGCGGCCGCAGCCGGCAG CTCGGCCCGTGGGGCCGGGGGTCCCCGGCAGCTCCCGATTTCCACCACGGGATCAGCCCCGGCTCGAACCCTGAGCCGGCGACCGGCCGCGGGGGCTCCGCACGCCCCGTCTCCCAGCCGGGACCCGGGGCAGACGGGgacccggcggggctgggggtctcCCGGGGCGGCCGTGACCCCTCCTGCCgccgggctccctcctcccggcACAGGCGCCGgctggttttttctccccagctcttgcCCGGAGCGGCTGCCGGCAGGACAGACCCCTCCGGCCTGGCGCTGGCTCTGCCGGAGCCGGGGAGAGCTCGGACCG ctcaaagCGTGCTGTGGCGGGAGCAGAGGCCGCTGCAGGGACCCACgccggctcctgcagccccgtggGCGAGACGGCGGAGCCGGCCTGGCCGGGCACGGGCAGCGACGGCCATCCCGGTGCCAGGTGGCTGTGCCGACGCGTGGGGAAGGCTCATCCCGGTGCCCGGGCGAGGAGCACAGCCCCGAGGCGGTGAGCGCCGGGGGACACCGGCGGCGAGGACGTGCCCGGTGAG ggacggacggacggatggACGGAGGACCCCAGCCACGCCGGGAGCTGCGGAGCCCCCAGGAAGAAGCCGGGCTGCCTGCGCCCAGGCCGAcgctgccgcctgccccgctcctggctggggacagccctgcctcgCCCGGCCGGTGACGCCGCGGCTCCAGCTCAGTTGTTTGGGCCCCCGTTTGTTTTGGGTCCCGTTCCAGTTGCCGGTGCCGTCGGTTTGGTCGTGCGGGCTCCTGtctgttgctgctccagctcgtGGACGGCTCCAGTTCCGTTTGCAGGCCCAGCTCAGCTTTGGTTCCTGTTCCAGCTCGTGGACGGCTCCGGCTCATTTCCATGCCCGCTTGCGGATGGTTCCAGCTCGAgtttggctgcagctcccgctccTCGCCACTTCCAGTTGGTCTGCGGCTCCAGCTCGTGCTTGTTAA
- the LOC127029129 gene encoding translation initiation factor IF-2-like, whose translation MRPRAPRTWAGPAPRPRSGLRPAFSPRPASRPRLLFRRQNRAATDRGGRRRDPGQTGTRRGWGSPGAAADPSCRRAPSSRHRRRLVFSPQLLPGAAAGRTDPSGLALALPEPGRARTAQSVLWWEQRPLQGPTPAPAAPWARRWSRPGRARAATAIPVPGGCADAWGRLIPVPGRGAQPRGGERRGTPAARTCPVRDGRTDGRRTPATPGAAEPPGRSRAACAQADAAACPAPGWGQPCLARPVTPRLQLSCLGPRLFWVPFQLPVPSVWSCGLLSVAAPARGRLQFRLQAQLSFGSCSSSWTAPAHFHARLRMVPARVWLQLPLLATSSWSAAPARAC comes from the exons atgCGCCCTCGGGCCCCGCGCACctgggccggccccgccccgcgcccgcgctCTGGGCTCCGCCCCGCCTTCTCGCCgcgccccgcctcccgcccgcgcCTCCTCTTCCGCCGCCAGAACCGCGCCGCCACCGACCGGGGCGGACGCCG CCGGGACCCGGGGCAGACGGGgacccggcggggctgggggtctcCCGGGGCGGCCGCTGACCCCTCCTGCCgccgggctccctcctcccggcACAGGCGCCGgctggttttttctccccagctcttgcCCGGAGCGGCTGCCGGCAGGACAGACCCCTCCGGCCTGGCGCTGGCTCTGCCGGAGCCGGGGAGAGCTCGGACCG ctcaaagCGTGCTGTGGTGGGAGCAGAGGCCGCTGCAGGGACCCACgccggctcctgcagccccgtggGCGAGACGGTGGAGCCGGCCTGGCCGGGCACGGGCAGCGACGGCCATCCCGGTGCCAGGTGGCTGTGCCGACGCGTGGGGAAGGCTCATCCCGGTGCCCGGGCGAGGAGCACAGCCCCGAGGCGGTGAGCGCCGGGGGACACCGGCGGCGAGGACGTGCCCGGTGCG ggacggacggacggatggACGGAGGACCCCAGCCACGCCGGGAGCTGCGGAGCCCCCAGGAAGAAGCCGGGCTGCCTGCGCCCAGGCCGAcgctgccgcctgccccgctcctggctggggacagccctgcctcgCCCGGCCGGTGACGCCGCGGCTCCAGCTCAGTTGTTTGGGCCCCCGTTTGTTTTGGGTCCCGTTCCAATTGCCGGTGCCGTCGGTTTGGTCGTGCGGGCTCCTGtctgttgctgctccagctcgtGGACGGCTCCAGTTCCGTTTGCAGGCCCAGCTCAGCTTTGGTTCCTGTTCCAGCTCGTGGACGGCTCCGGCTCATTTCCATGCCCGCTTGCGGATGGTTCCAGCTCGAgtttggctgcagctcccgctccTCGCCACTTCCAGTTGGTCTGCGGCTCCAGCTCGTGCTTGTTAA
- the LOC127029130 gene encoding uncharacterized protein LOC127029130: MPVPSVWSCGLLSVAAPARGRLQFRLQAQLSFGSCSSSWTAPAHFHARLRMVPARVWLQLRSSPLPVGLRLQLVLVKTILAFGKVPGPGADGDPAGLGVSRAAADPSCRRAPSSRHRRRLVFSPQLLPGAAAGRTDPSGLALALPEPGRARTAQSVLWREQRPLQGPTPAPAAPWARRWSRPGRARAATAIPVPGGCADAWGRLIPVPGRGAQPRGGERRGTPAARTCPVRDGRTDGRRTPATPGAAEPPGRSRAACAQADAAACPAPGWGQPCLARPVTPRLQLSCLGPRLFWVPFQLPVPSVWSCGLLSVAAPARGRLQFRLQAQLSFGSCSSSWTAPAHFHARLRMVPARVWLQLPLLATSSWSAAPARAC, encoded by the exons ATGCCGGTGCCGTCGGTTTGGTCGTGCGGGCTCCTGtctgttgctgctccagctcgtGGACGGCTCCAGTTCCGTTTGCAGGCCCAGCTCAGCTTTGGTTCCTGTTCCAGCTCGTGGACGGCTCCGGCTCATTTCCATGCCCGCTTGCGGATGGTTCCAGCTCGAGTTTGGCTGCAGCTCCGCTCCTCGCCACTTCCAGTTGGTCTGCGGCTCCAGCTCGTGCTTGTTAAAACGATCTTGGCTTTTGGCAAGGTC CCGGGACCCGGGGCAGACGGGgacccggcggggctgggggtctcCCGGGCGGCCGCTGACCCCTCCTGCCgccgggctccctcctcccggcACAGGCGCCGgctggttttttctccccagctcttgcCCGGAGCGGCTGCCGGCAGGACAGACCCCTCCGGCCTGGCGCTGGCTCTGCCGGAGCCGGGGAGAGCTCGGACCG ctcaaagCGTGCTGTGGCGGGAGCAGAGGCCGCTGCAGGGACCCACgccggctcctgcagccccgtggGCGAGACGGTGGAGCCGGCCTGGCCGGGCACGGGCAGCGACGGCCATCCCGGTGCCAGGTGGCTGTGCCGACGCGTGGGGAAGGCTCATCCCGGTGCCCGGGCGAGGAGCACAGCCCCGAGGCGGTGAGCGCCGGGGGACACCGGCGGCGAGGACGTGCCCGGTGAG ggacggacggacggatggACGGAGGACCCCAGCCACGCCGGGAGCTGCGGAGCCCCCAGGAAGAAGCCGGGCTGCCTGCGCCCAGGCCGAcgctgccgcctgccccgctcctggctggggacagccctgcctcgCCCGGCCGGTGACGCCGCGGCTCCAGCTCAGTTGTTTGGGCCCCCGTTTGTTTTGGGTCCCGTTCCAATTGCCGGTGCCGTCGGTTTGGTCGTGCGGGCTCCTGtctgttgctgctccagctcgtGGACGGCTCCAGTTCCGTTTGCAGGCCCAGCTCAGCTTTGGTTCCTGTTCCAGCTCGTGGACGGCTCCGGCTCATTTCCATGCCCGCTTGCGGATGGTTCCAGCTCGAgtttggctgcagctcccgctccTCGCCACTTCCAGTTGGTCTGCGGCTCCAGCTCGTGCTTGTTAA